The window CACCAGGACCGCCTGGTAGCCGACCAGGCCGACGTTGCTGGCGGCCCCGAAGGCCGTGAGCACCCGCAGGTACGGGTCCCGGGCGACGAACCGGATCCCCTCGCCGATCTCCCGCCGCAGCGACCGCGCGGGCCCGACGCGCTCGGGACGCCGCTCGACGGTGCGGATGCGCAGCAGGCAGGCGGCGGAGAACAGGAAGCTCAGCGCGTCGAGCAGCAGCGCGGTGACGGCGCCGGCGGCCTGTGCGACCACGCCGGCGAGACCGGGGCCGAGCACGTAGCTCGCGGTCTGGGTGGCCTGGAGCTTGGCGTTGCCCTCCGGCACCTGCTCGGGGCGCAGCAGCACGGGCAGGTAGACCTGGTCGGCTGTCTCGAAGAAGACCCGGGCCAGGCCGGCGCCCAGCGCCACCACCAGCAACTGCGTCACGGTCAGCACGCCGAGCACGGCGGCGGCGGGGACGCTGAGGAACAGCAGTGCGGAGACCAGGTCGCAAACGATCATCACCGGCCGGCGCGGCAACCGGTCCACCCAGGCCCCGGCCGGCAGGCCGACGAGCAGCCACGGCAGCCAGGCGGCGGCGGTGAGCACCGCGACGCCGAAGGTGCTGGCGTCGAGCACGGTCACCGCGACCAGGGGCAGCGCCACGGCGGTGACGTTGCTGCCGACGGCGCTGGCCGTCTGCGCGGCCCAGAGCAGCCGGAAGTCCCGGTGCCGCAGCAGCCCTCCCCGGGGCACCGCCGCTGCCGCCGGCCGACCGGCGGGCCGTACCGCCGGCCCGGTCGCGGGGTCGGCGCCCGGGCGGGGCGCGTCTGCCGGCGGGGCGGCGGCGGTACGGGTCGGCGGGGTGGTGCCGGCGGGCGGCGTCACGGCGTGGCCGGGATCCCGTAGGCGAACAGGAAGACCGGCTCGCGTTTCCGCCCGTCGTCGGGCACGTCCCGGTCGCCCCACCGGGCGAGCACCTCGTTCAGCTCGCCGGCCAGCTGGGCGAGTTCGGCATCGGTCAGGTGCAGCCAGCGGTCCGTGGAGAACGGTCCCTGCGACCAGGCGGCCCGGCTGTCCTCGTCGGTGGCGTGCCAGGCGCGGGCGAGGGCGACGTGCCGGTCCAGGTTGAGCGAGGTGGCGGCGTCGGCGACGGCCCGGGCGGCGGGGTCGTCGAAGTCCGACTGGGACCAGCGGACACCCCGGGTGACCAGGCGCCACCAGCGTTCGCGCCGGTCGCGGGCCAGCTCGGGCGCCTCCTCGACCAGTTCGGCGCCGGCCAGCACCTTGAGGTGGTGGCTGACGTTCGCCGGCGCCTGCGCGGTCCGCTCGGCGAGCAGGCCGACGGTGGACGGGCCGTGCACCTTGAGCACGTCCATCAGCCGGCGGCGCAGCGGATGGGACAGCGCGGCGAGCACCCGCGAGTCGGTCACGTGGCGTACGTCGGGGTTCGTCATGCCGCCAGCCTGACATCGGCAACGACAGTTGCGCAACATGTATTGCACAACTGCCGTTGCCGATTACCTCGTCACGCCCGGCCGCCCCGGCCTCGCGCGTCCGTCGGCCCGCCGGGCCTGAACGCGCCCGCCGGACGCGGCGGGGTCAGGCCGCCAGGCGGCGGGCCAGTTCGTCGGTGACCTGCTGGGCGATGGTGGGCGGGATCGCCTCCGCGATCTGCTCCGGCGAGAGGCCGGCGAGCACACCGGCGATGATCGCCTGCTCGTCGCTGAAGTCGCTCTCGGACAGAGCCTTGACCTGGGCGACCAGGGCCGGGTACGCCTGCGCCATCGCGAGCAGGAGCATCAACGGCGACTCCGCCAGCGGCGGCGTCAGCAGACCCGGCGTCCCGACGGGCGAGATCAGCCAGTTGCGCAGGTTCTCCAGGTCGGCGAGGACCTGGCCGACCGTACGGGTGGGCGACCCCGTGTTGTAGACGAGCTTGTCGGTCTGTTCCATGTCGGACTCCTCTGCTGGCGGTGCGATCAATCCGATGGTCGTCAGGTAGCGGCGGAACAGCGGGGTCTGGTCCCGGTTCGCCTTGATCGAGTCGCGGAAGAAGCTGAAGTGGGTGTGCCACAGGTGGGAGTTGTCCCCGCTCGTCCGCTTGCGCAGGCGGTCCCACCGCCGGACGACCTTGCCGTCCGGGGAGTAGATGATCTCGCGGAGGTCCCGGCTGTCCGGGGTGCCCGCGGTGCACTGCGCGACGCACCAGGTGGAGAAGCTGCGGAGGTCGTGCGCCCGTCCTGCGACGACGACCCGGAAGAGGCCGACGTCGAGCGCCGCCGCGTCGAGGGTCAGGCCGGAGGAGTCCCGGGGCGATTCGACGACGGAGTAGTCCCTGGGCACCACCCGGTCGGAGCCGCAGTGGTAGCCGCCCCGGTGGGCGGGGTCGCCGACGATGCCGACCTCGGCGGGTTCGAGGTCCTGTTCGCGGACGGTGTCGGGGTCGACGTTGAGGTGGTCGAGCAGCAGGCGGCGGACGGCCAACAGGTTTTGCGGTGCCCGCGTCATGGGTTCCCCCTCGGGGACGGGTTCGGGGCCGGGCACGACCGTGACACCGCGTAGGCGGTGCGGAAGCCTCACGCGCGGGCCCGACCGGCTGGTGCACGGCGTCGGGCAGTGGCCCAACCATAGCCCCGTCGATTGACGAATGCCCAGCTCAGGGCAGTCATTCTCCGCCGGCGGAAACCTGCGACCTCGACGGCATGATCGGTAGGACCACAGCAGACGGACACTGTGGATCGTGCAGGATCTCCCGCCATCCGGCACGCAGGGTGACCGCCGTGCCGAGGGGCTCGCCAGTGCCGGGGTTGCGCGCGTAGCGGGGATGGGCGCCGCCGGAGACCTGCACCCGCAGCCGGTGTCCCGGCGCGAACCGGTGCGCCGTGGGCCAGAGCTCCACCGGCACCCGCACCACGCCGGCCCCGTCGGCGGGGAACCGGTCGGGCGCGACCCGGACCAGGCCGTCGCAGACGTTCCAGGACCGGCCGCGCCGGTCCACGTCGCACAACCGCACGAAGACGTCCAGGTGGGACAGCTCGCTGCGCAGGTGGATCTCGGCGCGTACCGGACCGATCACCTCGACGGGCGCGTCGAGCGGGGCGCTGGTGAAGGTGAGCACGTCGGGCCGGGCCTCGACCGGGCGGTTGTCCACCGGCCCGGCCCGCTGGGCGACCAGCAGCGGCCCGCCGAGGGAGGGCGTCGGGTCGGCCGGGTCGTAGTGGAAGCCGTCCGGCGCCGACGGGACCGGCGCGGCCGTGCTCAGCCCGCCATCCGGGTGCAGGTGCCACGGGGTCGGCACCGCCGGCGGCGGCCAGTCGGGCAGGTCCCGCCAGCCGCCACCGGCACCGCCGACGTGCACCCGCACGGGGGCCGCCGCGCCGGCGCCGGTCGGCCGCCCGGCGAGGTGGGCGTCGAGGTGGTCCAGCCCGTCGCGCAGCGCGGCGAGGAAGAGCCCGGGGCTGCCGTGGGTCCACGGTCCGACGGTCAGCCGGGGCCGGGCGCCGGCCGCGCGCAGCGCCGCGAAGTCGCGCAGCTGGGCCGGCAGGAAGATGTCGTGCCAGCCGCTCACCATCGCCACCGGCGCGTGGACCTCGGCGATCCGGTC is drawn from Micromonospora sp. NBC_01740 and contains these coding sequences:
- a CDS encoding MFS transporter, which translates into the protein MTPPAGTTPPTRTAAAPPADAPRPGADPATGPAVRPAGRPAAAAVPRGGLLRHRDFRLLWAAQTASAVGSNVTAVALPLVAVTVLDASTFGVAVLTAAAWLPWLLVGLPAGAWVDRLPRRPVMIVCDLVSALLFLSVPAAAVLGVLTVTQLLVVALGAGLARVFFETADQVYLPVLLRPEQVPEGNAKLQATQTASYVLGPGLAGVVAQAAGAVTALLLDALSFLFSAACLLRIRTVERRPERVGPARSLRREIGEGIRFVARDPYLRVLTAFGAASNVGLVGYQAVLVVFLVREARLAPAPVGALVAAMSLGGIVGALSATLLGRRLGTARAMLLAAVFTGPPALLIPLAGPGGRLALPAIGGMLVSLGVAVGNVLKGSFRQTYTPHQLLGRVTVSMQMLNYGMIPLAAVLAGTIGAAYGAGTAIAVMTAWLALTPAILLIGPLRRRRDLPVAPKRP
- a CDS encoding ArsR/SmtB family transcription factor; this translates as MTNPDVRHVTDSRVLAALSHPLRRRLMDVLKVHGPSTVGLLAERTAQAPANVSHHLKVLAGAELVEEAPELARDRRERWWRLVTRGVRWSQSDFDDPAARAVADAATSLNLDRHVALARAWHATDEDSRAAWSQGPFSTDRWLHLTDAELAQLAGELNEVLARWGDRDVPDDGRKREPVFLFAYGIPATP
- a CDS encoding CocE/NonD family hydrolase, with product MLDRLAARLATAALRLPPARTRRVTLTRGIAVRVRDGVPLRTDHYAPALPGAPTVLIRTPYGRGGPMRLLGRLAAERGFHVVIQSCRGTFGSGGTFAPLVHEREDGLDTLDWLRRQPWWTGAFGMFGASYQGFVQWALAADAGEELRAMVAVVTASGTRDSTYAGESFALDTVLTWAELLQAQTVPWLARQWELKRGQPRLVAALAHLPLAEADRVATGVTVPFFQEWLRHHTPDAGYWRTRVFGDRIAEVHAPVAMVSGWHDIFLPAQLRDFAALRAAGARPRLTVGPWTHGSPGLFLAALRDGLDHLDAHLAGRPTGAGAAAPVRVHVGGAGGGWRDLPDWPPPAVPTPWHLHPDGGLSTAAPVPSAPDGFHYDPADPTPSLGGPLLVAQRAGPVDNRPVEARPDVLTFTSAPLDAPVEVIGPVRAEIHLRSELSHLDVFVRLCDVDRRGRSWNVCDGLVRVAPDRFPADGAGVVRVPVELWPTAHRFAPGHRLRVQVSGGAHPRYARNPGTGEPLGTAVTLRAGWREILHDPQCPSAVVLPIMPSRSQVSAGGE